A stretch of DNA from Hippopotamus amphibius kiboko isolate mHipAmp2 chromosome 5, mHipAmp2.hap2, whole genome shotgun sequence:
cccccacccaactaCGCACACAATGGCTCTGACTCGTAAGGACACAGGAGGGGCCTCGctctctgctctcccctccaACGCGCTCCCGCCCGGACGAACACTCGCAGCTgccggggagggaggggagccccGGCGCCAAGCCTCTGCGCGCACTGTTCCGGCGGCCGACCTCGTCACGGCCTTCCGGGCAGACACGAGCGCGCGGCCGGAGCCAGCCGCTCGGAGGATCTCGGCCGTGGTCTAGGCGTCCGGGAACAAACGGAGGAGAACTTCTCCCGCGAACTGGGTGAGCCGGCGCTGGGCGACCTTGCCTTCCGAGAGAGAGCCGCCCCAGcgagcagagggaggggcggccAAACGCGGGACGAGGGCGCCCCCCGCGCTACTGGGCGCGTTGGTAACTGCAGCCCCGGTGCCCTCGCCCGCCCGCTCTGCGCGCTGTCCTCCAGGCCTGAGAGGTTGGCCCTGGAGAAGAGCTCTAGGTGAAGGGAGGAGCCCCGCTCACCTTTGCATGAGGTCCTTCCTCCCCTATTTCCCTTCTGGGACACCGACTCTGCATCCCAACCAAATCCCCGGGTCCTGCTAGTTTCTTTGAATCTGACCCGGATTCTCCTGCACCCCCACCCGGAGTAACAGGCGACCTTAGGGAGGCTGGCACAACAGGATGGGCACTAACTAGCGTGAGAACCGGCTCTGTCGATCCAGAGATCATAGGGTCAGGTTTCCAAAAGCTCTAGGAAACAACTTCTCCTTGAATATGTCCAAGAAGATCAACCTTCTCTGATGGGGCTTGTGATCAGTCAGAGCAAAGCTTCCTTCACTAATGCAAGCATGCCCTCCCTGCCTTTATTCCCCCTAGTGCTTTAAGTTAAAGAAACAGAATTTGTAGTATTGGATAGACTGACAATTGTTTTTGCTCCTATAAGCTAaatgacaaattttatttattttctgtcctaAGTTAGTGAAAATATCAGTGCAATACTTATAGTAAAAGAGTTACATATTAACAATAGTTAATTAGCTTAAATTTGCATGATAGTAAATagtattaaatttctttttattataatctgctttagttattaaaaaatcttaagacaggggcttcctaggtggcacagtggttgagaatccaccggccaatgcaggggacacgggttccatccctgctccaggaagatcccacatgccgcggagcaactaagcccgtgtgccacaactattgagcctgcgttttagagcctgtaagccacaactattgagcccatgtgctacaactcctgaagcccatgtgcctagaggccctgtgctccacaacaagggaagccacggcaatgaggagcccgcgcaccacaatgaagagtaggccccactcacctcaactaaaaagaaagcccatgcacagcaaaagagacccaacacagccaataaaataaataaataaataaataaatttatttaaaaaaatcttaagacaaattatttccttagatctagaaaaaattcatttataacattaaaaCAGAAATACTACCTTTAAAGTATCATTcatctaaaaatacattttatgtgtattaatatTCTTATACATTAAATCACAGTCCTTGGAGATGCTGATCAAAAATGCTAAAGATACACCTCAAAAAGATATTGGGGAAATGATGGGCATTTGGAGGGAAATATTTAGGGAAATATTCTGTAACTGAATATTTGCTTTgttatatctatatttttaaagggttgatatttaatagaattaacattattattattttgcattaaatttattttaaaggttatattcaatttatagttattataaaatatttgctatattccagttgttgtacagtatatcaaagtagcttattttatacctaatagtttgtacctcttaatcccttacccctatTTCGCCCCTCTCCCTTcactctctccactggtaactactagtttgtccTCTATACATGTGAGTCTGCTTCTCCTTTGTTATATGTTCCagtctcttttacttttttagacTTCACATATAAAtgctatcatacagtatttgtctttttctgtctgacttatttcacttagcatagtgccctccaagtccatccatgttgctgcaaatggcaaaatttcattct
This window harbors:
- the LOC130854203 gene encoding uncharacterized protein LOC130854203, whose protein sequence is MISGSTEPVLTLVSAHPVVPASLRSPVTPGGGAGESGSDSKKLAGPGDLVGMQSRCPRREIGEEGPHAKRGGRPRPAFGRPSLCSLGRLSLGRQGRPAPAHPVRGRSSPPFVPGRLDHGRDPPSGWLRPRARVCPEGRDEVGRRNSARRGLAPGLPSLPGSCECSSGRERVGGESRERGPSCVLTSQSHCASSLCGEWIAGRAVWQRRRRLERSGRAEEELLLGAPRSLRNPLPGERAGREKRLVPALCGTEAPGCSGSACPLLRKERRGGSQRLLTGAWRLKNNQIHSTLNVDCLPPRIA